The DNA region TGGTCATCCGCATCGCCGAATTGTCGCAGGCGCTGGTCGGCCATATCCGCGGCGGGCTGGCGCAGGTCACGACGGTGTTCAGCATGTTCTTCTCAGGCATGTCCGGCTCCTCATCGGCCGATGTCGCCGTGCTCAGCCGGACGATGGCCGTGCCGATGGCGCGGGAGGGCTACGAGCCGGCCTTCGTCGCGGCCCTCATCGCTGCCGCCTCCACCATCGCCAACCTGGTGCCGCCGAGCATCATGGCCGTGGTCTACGGCGCCATCGGCAACGTCTCCATCGCCGGGCTGTTTCTCGCCGGCATCCTGCCGGGGCTGATGGTCGGGATCGGCCTCATGCTGTTTTGCTATTTCTTCGGCCCTGTCGGCTTCCGCCGCCCGCGCTCGAGCTTCTCGAACCTCGTCGGCGCCACGCGATCGGCGGCGCTGCCGCTGCTGATACCCGTCATCCTGCTCGGCGGCATCGTCACGGGCTGGTTCACGCCGACCGAGGCCGGCGTCGTCGCCATCGGCTATATCCTCCTCGTCGTCATCCCCTTCCTCAACCCCAGTCATTTGCGCCAGGTGCCGCGCGACTTCGTGCATGCCGGATTGATATTCTCCCTGCCGCTGTTCACGATCGCCGCGGCATCGGCATTCGGCTGGATGCTGGCCTATCTGCGCGGCCCGATCGTCGTTTCCGGCTGGATCGGAGGAATCGCAGGCACGAACCCGCAGGCCATCATGTTCCTGCTGGTGCTCGTCTTCACCATCGTCGGCGACTTCATCGAGCCCATTCCGGCGATCATCATCTTCATGCCGGTGGTCAATCAGCTGACGGATCAGGCCTCGATCAACGGCGTCCATATGGGCATCGTGCTCATCGTAACGCTGGCCTTCGGGTTGATCACGCCACCCTACGGGCTGTCGCTGCTGATGGCCTCGAAATTCGTCGGCGTGCGCTTCTCGGGGGCGCTGCGCGCCTCGTTGCCGATCTATGTGATCTTCTTCGTCACGATCGCCTTCACCATCTTCTTCCCGGACGCGGTGCTGTGGCTGCCCAAGACGATATTTCCGGAATCGGTCGGCTGCTTCAAGGCGCCCGGCGGCACCGGCTATATCTGTCCATAGTGAGGGCGAATGGCGAATAGCGAATGGCGAGTAGTGAATAGCTAAAGGTCGGCGGGGTTGTTTATGACTACTCGCTACTCGCTACTCGCTACTCGCTTCAACGCGTAGCAAGTTCATTTCAAGCTCGGCAAGGCACGGCGCTCCAAAGCCAGGCTTGCCATTTCGCCGAGCGTCTCAACGCCCTTCGCGATCCGGGCATCCCAGCCATAGCCGCAACTGATTCGCAGGCAATTGGCGTAGCGGCGACTTGCGGAAAAGACATCCCCTGGAGCAAAGCAGATTCCTCGTTCCAATGCCTGTTGGAAGAGCTCGCGGCATTCGAGAGGCTTTGGCAGCTCCAGCCACAGCACGAACCCGCCTTCCGGCCTCGTCACTCGCGTGCCTTTCGGAAAGGCCTTGTCGATCGCCCGGATCGTCCGCTCGATCGTGTCTGCGAAGCTGCGCCTGATGCGGCGCAAATGACTGTCATAGCCGCCCGAGGACAGAAACTCGGCGAGCGCCGCCTGCGGCAAGGCCGGGCCACAGAGGGTGAAAGCGAACTTGCTCTCCAGGACGCTTTGCATATGGCGCCCGGTGACGATCCAGCCGATGCGGTATCCGGGAGCGACCGTCTTGGAAAAGGAGCTGCAATAGATGATGTCGGCTTGCGGGCGCAGCGCCGAGAACGGCTTCGGGCGCTCCTTGCCGAAATAGATGTCGCCATAGATGTCGTCCTCGATCAGCGGCACTTCATGCTTTGCCAGGAGATCGAGCACCGCGAGCTTCTTCTCCTCGGGCATGGTGCAGCCCAGCGGGTTGCCGAAGCTCGACGAGAACAGGCAGGCCTTGATGGATTTGCCCCGGAGAGCTTTCTCCAAGGCGGCGAGGTCGACGCCG from Rhizobiales bacterium GAS188 includes:
- a CDS encoding TRAP transporter, DctM subunit — encoded protein: MSSGMILAVMTVLFLTLGYLGVPVAYALTAGVMVGSLFTPITLQSIVGQMFNGIDSEALMAIPFFLLVGELMTSANVVIRIAELSQALVGHIRGGLAQVTTVFSMFFSGMSGSSSADVAVLSRTMAVPMAREGYEPAFVAALIAAASTIANLVPPSIMAVVYGAIGNVSIAGLFLAGILPGLMVGIGLMLFCYFFGPVGFRRPRSSFSNLVGATRSAALPLLIPVILLGGIVTGWFTPTEAGVVAIGYILLVVIPFLNPSHLRQVPRDFVHAGLIFSLPLFTIAAASAFGWMLAYLRGPIVVSGWIGGIAGTNPQAIMFLLVLVFTIVGDFIEPIPAIIIFMPVVNQLTDQASINGVHMGIVLIVTLAFGLITPPYGLSLLMASKFVGVRFSGALRASLPIYVIFFVTIAFTIFFPDAVLWLPKTIFPESVGCFKAPGGTGYICP
- a CDS encoding transcriptional regulator, GntR family codes for the protein MPTHPPYRYEELASFITSLVNNGALRPGSRVPSLREISTQRQASFSTALQAYRLLEDRGILEARPQSGFYVARGGAISLKAPTISKPPGRATSVNMSGVLLRLLEHASDPRLVPLGCAIPSAELLAAGKLDRSLARIARLKGIDYNIYTVPKGDQRLRQEIARRTLRWGQALSPEDIAITCGCTEAVTLALKAVSRPGDTIAIESPTYFGFFQVIEALDLKVFELPTDARSGVDLAALEKALRGKSIKACLFSSSFGNPLGCTMPEEKKLAVLDLLAKHEVPLIEDDIYGDIYFGKERPKPFSALRPQADIIYCSSFSKTVAPGYRIGWIVTGRHMQSVLESKFAFTLCGPALPQAALAEFLSSGGYDSHLRRIRRSFADTIERTIRAIDKAFPKGTRVTRPEGGFVLWLELPKPLECRELFQQALERGICFAPGDVFSASRRYANCLRISCGYGWDARIAKGVETLGEMASLALERRALPSLK